The Coprothermobacter sp. DNA window GCGAGGTGGGCAAGGTCGGCGTGTCGGTCAGTTCGCTCGCGGACCTGGAGGTGCTGTTCGATGGCATCCCGCTCGACCAGGTCAGCACGTCCATGACCATCAACGCGCCCGCCGCGGTTCTGCTGGCAATGTATGTCGCGCTTGCCCGACGCAAGGGCATCAGTGCTGACAAGCTGAACGGCACCATTCAGAACGATATCCTCAAGGAATACAGCGCTCGCGGTACCTATATCTATCCGCCGGCCCCGTCGATGCGTATCATCAATGACATCTTTGCCTATTGCTCCAAGCAAGTCCCTAACTGGAATACGATCAGCATCAGCGGCTATCACATGCGTGAGGCTGGATGCACGGCGGTTCAGGAGGTCGCATTCACGCTCGCAGACGGGATCGCCTATGTCGAAGCTGCGGTCAAGGCAGGACTCGATGTCGACAGTTTCGCAGCTCGGGTGTCGTTCTTCTTCAATGCGCACAACAACCTGCTGGAGGAAGTCGCCAAGTTCCGTGCCGCCCGCCGCATGTGGGCGCGGATCATGAAGGAGCGCTTCCATGCACAGAATCCGAAGAGCCTGATGCTGCGTTTTCACACGCAGACGGCAGGGTGCACGCTGACCAGCCAGCAGCCGGACAACAATGTCGTACGCGTGACGCTGCAAGCTCTTGCCGCGGTACTGGGCGGTACCCAGTCACTTCATACGAACAGTCGTGACGAGGCCCTGTCGCTGCCGACCGAGGACTCGGTGCGCATTGCCCTCCGGACACAACAGGTCATCGGATACGAGTCGGGAGTGGCCGATACGGTGGACCCTCTTGCAGGCAGCTACTTTGTGGAATCCATGACCAACCGCATCGAGGAAGAGGCCTTGAAGTACATCGCCAAGATCGATGAGCTCGGCGGGGCAGTGAAGGCGATCGAGCGAGGGTTCATCCAGAAGGAGATTCAGAACAGCAGCTATCAGTACCAGCTGGAAATCGAGTCAGGCAAGAAGGTCATCGTCGGCGTCAACAAGTTCCAGGTCCAGGACAAGCCATTCACAAACCTCATGCGCATCGACTCCGCCCTCTATGAGAAGAGGCACAAGGAGCTGGCTGCGATGAAGAGCCGCCGCGATGCCGCCAAGGTCGAAGCTGCACTTGCTCAGGTCAAGGCTGCCGCCGTCAGTGATGCAAACCTGATGCCTGTCCTCATCGACGCGGTCGACGCATACGCGACCCTCGGCGAAGTCTGCGACGTGCTGCGCTCGGTGTTCGGCGAATATCGGCCGGACGCGTCGTTCTAAGGAGGAGACCATGGAACAGAAGATCAGAGTCCTCGTGGCAAAGCCTGGCCTTGACGGGCACGATCGTGGAGCCAAAGTCCTGGCACGGGCTTTCATGGATGCAGGCATGGAAGTCATCTACACGGGCATCCGCCGTACACCTGAGCAGATTGCGGAGGTCGCCGTGCAGGAAGATGTGGACGTGGTCGCCCTGTCGTGCCTGTCGGGAGCGCACAACACGCTGTTTCCGAAAGTTGTCGACCTGCTGCGGGCAAGGGGAGCTGACGATATGCTGATCATGGGCGGAGGGGTCATCCCTGAAGACGACATCCCGTTCCTCAAAGAGCATGGGATCAGTGAGGTCTTTGGACCGGGAACTCCACTCGCCACCTGTGTCGACTACATCCGGAGCCACGTGAAGAGGGAAGCCTAGTCAAGTGGACGTCAAGCTGGGTGTCCTGGCGGGCGATACGAAAGCGGTCGCGCGTGCGATCACGTGGGTCGAGAATGGCGATCCACGCGGCGCCGAGGTGATCCGCGGCGTCTATGCGAGCACAGGGCGCGCCTATATCGTCGGAGTGACCGGTTCGCCCGGTGCGGGCAAGAGTACGCTGGTTTCGCGACTGGCCGCAGTCCTGGCCGGTCGTGGACAGAAGGTCGGCATTCTGGCGGTCGATCCCAGCAGTCCCTTCTCGGGCGGTGCAATCCTGGGGGACCGGGTCCGTATGTTCGACGTTGCTCTCATGCGCGATGTCTACATCCGCAGCATGGGAACCCGGGGGTCACTCGGCGGCCTCAACCGTGCCACTCGT harbors:
- a CDS encoding methylmalonyl-CoA mutase, whose protein sequence is MEQKIRVLVAKPGLDGHDRGAKVLARAFMDAGMEVIYTGIRRTPEQIAEVAVQEDVDVVALSCLSGAHNTLFPKVVDLLRARGADDMLIMGGGVIPEDDIPFLKEHGISEVFGPGTPLATCVDYIRSHVKREA
- a CDS encoding methylmalonyl-CoA mutase; this translates as MYDKETVGRLKAAKSKWQEGADKIPAGKTCKAYSDCATSSGIDVKLLYTPEDVGEMDYMRDLGFPGEYPYTRGYQATMYRGRLWTMRQYAGFATVEESNRRYKYLLNQGQTGLSIAFDLPTQLGMDADYPLSEGEVGKVGVSVSSLADLEVLFDGIPLDQVSTSMTINAPAAVLLAMYVALARRKGISADKLNGTIQNDILKEYSARGTYIYPPAPSMRIINDIFAYCSKQVPNWNTISISGYHMREAGCTAVQEVAFTLADGIAYVEAAVKAGLDVDSFAARVSFFFNAHNNLLEEVAKFRAARRMWARIMKERFHAQNPKSLMLRFHTQTAGCTLTSQQPDNNVVRVTLQALAAVLGGTQSLHTNSRDEALSLPTEDSVRIALRTQQVIGYESGVADTVDPLAGSYFVESMTNRIEEEALKYIAKIDELGGAVKAIERGFIQKEIQNSSYQYQLEIESGKKVIVGVNKFQVQDKPFTNLMRIDSALYEKRHKELAAMKSRRDAAKVEAALAQVKAAAVSDANLMPVLIDAVDAYATLGEVCDVLRSVFGEYRPDASF